One genomic region from Anguilla rostrata isolate EN2019 chromosome 2, ASM1855537v3, whole genome shotgun sequence encodes:
- the LOC135249440 gene encoding LOW QUALITY PROTEIN: zinc finger protein 300-like (The sequence of the model RefSeq protein was modified relative to this genomic sequence to represent the inferred CDS: inserted 1 base in 1 codon), with protein sequence MKLNINKHQRIHTGEKPYNCTECEKSFNTISDLNKHQTVHTGEKPDKSIHCEKCFSQMHLLRNHLRIHMGEVPYKCTHCGKCFTTEYNLHTHVRINTGEKPYKCTQCEKXFNRKSDLNTHLRIHTGEKLYQCTHCGRGLSTMYQLICHWNIHTGEKPYKCTQCENSFNTKSHLNAHQRIHTGEKPYTFIHCEKCFS encoded by the exons ATGaaattgaatataaataaacaccagagaattcatacaggtgaaaagccatataATTGTACAGAATGTGAGAAGAGTTTTAATACAATAtctgatttaaataaacaccagacagttcatacaggtgaaaaacccgACAAAAGTATTCattgtgagaagtgtttttcccaaatGCATCTTTTAAGAAACCACCTGAGAATTCACATGGGTGAGGTGCCTTACAAGTGCAcacattgtgggaaatgttttaCTACAGAATATAATTTACATACACATGTGAGAATTAATACAGGTGAGaagccatacaagtgtacacaaTGTGAGA TGTTTAATAGAAAGTCTGATTTAAATacacacctgagaattcatacaggtgagaagCTTTACCAGTGTACAcattgtgggaggggcttgtctACAATGTATCAATTAATTTGCCACTGGAatattcatacaggtgaaaagccatacaagtgtacacaatgtgagaacagttttaatacaaaatctcatttaaatgcacaccagagaattcatacaggtgaaaaaccatacacatttattcattgtgAGAAGTGCTTTTCCTGA
- the LOC135249549 gene encoding zinc finger protein 260-like, giving the protein MMQAGVCLRQDTETALPELTEQHRIRQKEEKLSGLESIHMAESKTECAAPGLNTLESVCVTTRSVVSNVHHTYTSLIKTETDLGSPHTGGLIKTETLDIAELLCISHLHSDKIKTESVDGGYVKVEHISELQDIKYVHFKSDQMKYESSECLVSDIMNTVMNGAAVGHKDQTESGQCAGEPNQDCKNEEIHHLLTQCGDLDHNCDINNENTQPRIVRQKSTNSHIDIQGTNVINKPMIINSSKNPSLLTFFHKTTIQRNQRKVNMSEKRYRCTRCEKCFSQKSTLNSHIRIHTGEKPYKCTECEKCFSQKSTLNSHVRRIHTGEKPYKCTQCEKGFHSKSDLNRHMRNHTGEKPYKCTECGKGFSRMFNLNRHQSIHTAPMINSRKHPDQLSFFQKKTIRRSKSEMNTSEKPYRCTQCEKCFSQKSDLKIHIMIHTGEKPYKCTECGKCFSRITVLNYHKMIHSDQKPYKCTQCGKCFIQKKALNRHKIIHTGEKPYRCARCEKCFSQKSDLNIHIMIHTGDKPYECTECGKCFSRITVLNYHKMIHSGQKPYKCTQCGKCFILKKALNRHKVIHTVEKRYRCTQCDKCFNSKPLLNTHMRIHSGEKPYKCIQCDKCFYAKSNLNTHMRIHTDEKPYKCTKCWKGFFRIFNLNRHLSIHTAAMKMNSSESLMNFFQKNTIQQNRSEINTGEKPYKCTQCGKSFSRKSALNSHKSIHLGQKTYN; this is encoded by the coding sequence ATGATGCaggcaggagtctgtctgagacaggacactgagacaGCACTACCAGAgctgactgagcagcacaggatcagacagaaagaagagaaacTCAGTGGACTGGAGTCTATCCACATGGCAGAATCAAAGACAGAGTGTGCTgcaccaggactcaacacactggagTCAGTGTGTGTTACAACACGCAGTGTGGTCAGTAATGtacaccatacatacacatcactgataaaaacagaaactgatctgggcTCCCCCCACACTGGGGGTCTTATTAAGACTGAGACCCTAGACATTGCAGAGCTGCTATGTATAAGCCATCTGCATTCGGACAAGATTAAAACAGAGTCTGTTGATGGTGGATATGTTAAGGTAGAACACATCAGTGAATTACAGGACattaaatatgttcattttaaatcagaTCAAATGAAGTATGAATCCAGTGAATGTTTGGTGAGTGACATCATGAATACTGTGATGAATGGAGCTGCTGTTGGTCACAAAGACCAGACTGAATCAGGGCAATGTGCAGGAGAGCCAAACCAAgactgtaaaaatgaagaaattcatCATCTGCTGACCCAATGTGGGGATTTAGATCATAACTGTGACATAAACAATGAGAATACTCAGCCCAGAATTGTCCGACAGAAAAGCACAAACAGTCATATTGATATCCAGGGAACAAATGTGATAAATAAACCAATGATAATTAATTCAAGTAAAAACCCAAGCCTATTGACTTTTTTTCATAAGACGACAATTCAGAGAAATCAAAGAAAAGTTAATATGAGTGAAAAGCGGTACAGGTGTACAcggtgtgaaaagtgtttttcacagaaaagtaCTTTAAATTCCCACATAaggattcatacaggtgaaaagccctacaaatgtactgagtgtgaaaagtgtttttcacagaaaagtaCTTTAAATTCCCACGTGAGGaggattcatacaggtgaaaagccgtacaaatgtacacagtgtgagaagggttttcattccaaatctGATTTAAATAGACACATGAGAaatcatacaggtgaaaaaccctacaaatGTACTGAGTGTGGGAAGGGTTTTTCCcgaatgtttaatttaaatcgTCACCAGAGTATTCATACAGCACCCATGATTAACTCAAGAAAACATCCAGACCAATTGagtttctttcaaaaaaagactattcgcagaagtaaaagtgaaatgaataccagtgaaaagccatacaggtgtacacagtgtgagaagtgtttttcacaaaaaagtgaCTTAAAAATCCACATAatgattcatacaggtgaaaaaccctacaaatgtactgagtgtgggaagtgtttttcccgaATTACTGTTTTAAATTACCACAAGATGATTCATTCAGATCAAAAGCCATACaaatgtactcagtgtgggaagtgttttatacagaaaaaagctttaaatCGACACAAGataattcatacaggtgaaaagccatacaggTGTGCAcggtgtgagaagtgtttttcacagaaaagtgACTTAAATATCCACATAATGATTCATACAGGTGATAAACCCTACGAATGTActgagtgtgggaagtgtttttcccgaATTACTGTTTTAAATTACCACAAGATGATTCATTCAGGTCAAAAACCATACaaatgtactcagtgtgggaagtgttttatACTGAAAAAAGCTTTAAATCGGCACAAGGTGATTCATACAGTTGAAAAACGCTACAGATGTACACAGTGTGATAAGTGTTTTAATTCCAAACCTCTTTTAAATACACATATGAGaattcattcaggtgaaaagccctacaaatgtattcagtgtgacAAGTGTTTCTATGctaaatctaatttaaatacacatatgagaattcatacagatgaaaagccctacaaatgtaccAAGTGTTGGAAGGGTTTTTTccgaatatttaatttaaatcgcCACCTGAGTATTCATACGGCAGccatgaaaatgaattcaagTGAAAGCCTAATGAATTTCTTTCAAAAGAACACAATTCaacaaaacagaagtgaaattaatacaggtgaaaagccgtacaaatgtactcagtgtgggaagtcttTTTCTCGGAAAAGTGCTTTAAATAGCCACAAGAGTATTCATTTAGGTCAAAAGACCTACAATTAG